The following DNA comes from Tunturibacter psychrotolerans.
TAAATAATATTATATCGTATTACGATATAATATTGGGGATGGGATGGCCAATGATCTTCTACGTATTCTTGCTGGTTCTTTTTCCATTTGTTGGAATCATCGCCGCTATCGTAGTAATCACTAAAGATTCGATTGAGCGACGTCATCTTCATCGCCACCGATGAAGATGACGTAAGTGTCCTTAGTGGAGTGCGCCATAGGTCCGCGGATGAATCTTTCGCGTGTCGAGTATGGGAGCCAGCCCTACTACTTCTTCTTGGCTGCCCGTTCAGCGAGTACCGCAGAGTTCTCCGCCACCGCGGCGCAGATGAGTTTCTTGAAGGCGGCTTCGTTGATCTTCTCTCCTTCGCGGACGTCGATCGCACGCCGCGTGTTCCCCTCGAGGCTGGAATTGAAGAGCTTCTTCGGATCTTCGATGGAAGCTCCACGAGCGAAGGTGAGCTTCACGATCTGCTTGTATGACTCCCCTGTGCAGACGATGCCGTCGTGAGACCAGACAGGGGTCCCCATCCATTTCCACTCCTCCACGATGTCGGGGTCGGCATCGTGAATGAGCTTCCGGAGATGCGCAAGGGTCTCTCCACGCCAGTCTCCAAGTTCTTTGATCCTCTCGTCGATCAATGCAGAGGCAGATTCCATCGGGATAGGACTTTTCAAGGACAACTCCGAATCTCTCAGCTAATTTAGCTTCGTTCAGCAACCTGCAATCGCCGCAAGTGGATGCTCTTTTGGTTCAATAGCGCCACGCCGCTTACCTCGCCGCGTATTGTGTGAAGACGTAGTCCCGATCCTGCGCGTCCTCGTGGCACGCAACGCCGCACTTTGCATCATTCCCCTGCGGTGGATGGTCCTGCATATTGCCGATCCTAAAGGTCTTGGTGGCGGCATCCAACTCGAACTCGCCGTAGCCCCATCCATGTCCGTCCGGGAACCTCTTGTGTCCTTCACCATGAAGTCAATGTCATGCTGAGCACCGAGAACAAACGGCTCACCTGGTTCCGTATCAGCCTTTCTCGCGCTCCAATGGATCTTCGCCATCTTGGAACCGTCTGGGAATGGCTTGCCATTACCGGGAATGCCGGACTGGTAAGCTGCGATGATCACGGGATTTCCGAGAATCCCCGCAATCATATCTCCGCGCTGGCTGATGGAGATCAGCTGCCAGCTTTCGTATCCCTTGAACTCGGAGACTGCCAGGCCATTCGGCACCTTCAGGCTGTATTGGTTCTGGTCTTGAGCAGCATGGATCGCAATTCCGGAGACGACGGCTAGCGATGTTACTAAACCCACACAGATCAGTATGCGTCTGGACTTCATATCCAAATCTCCTCATTTGTTTTTCGAACACAGGAGCTGTGGCATGTGCGGATCATGCCCATCCGCAGAACCACTGAACCAACTACGAAGCTCAGCATCAATAAGAGATTGGGCCCGCTGCAAAATTATCGGTAGCTTCCGCCGCAGTGGCTACTCGCCGTGGCCCGGTGCGCTGGGCATCCCGCAATGGATGGCATTAGATCACACACATAGGCACCAGGCAACCGACGGTGGTTTTATCCGTATCGATCGTCACGGGCTGGCGATCGATACAGAGCTTCCGTTAGACATCTGCGACTCGGAAGGTGATTTCACGAAGCTGATCCAGGTTGTGAAGATCAGATTGTGTTAAGCCGATCTGTTCAAAACAAGTCGCCGAAGCAGATGGCCTTTCCACATCAACAACCCGGTAAGCACCATAAGAGGAAAGAAGACAAACCGAGTAGGGTGGGCGTACTGCGGCAGCTTTTCAAACGGACTGTAGATATATCCATAAATCGGAATGCTGACGATGATGTGAATCCAGCGAAAAATCAAACGTTGGTTCATGATGTCCACCCTCCTTTTCGATACGACGTTACTCGAGCCCGCCGACAACTCGCTCCATATTGCCGATGAACTTATTCCAGCCGTAGGTCGCGCCCTTATAAGCAGCATCTTGATCGGAGCCGAAGCCAGACTGCTCCATTCGCAGCAGCGTTCCGCCACTTGTAGGGACCAACGTCCAAACGACGACGCTCTCCATCCCCATCGTGCCCCACGTATAGGAGAGCTTCTTGCTAGGCTCGACGACCAGGACCTCAGAGTCGATTACGCCATTCCAATTGGGCGCGGGAGTGGAGCGAAAACTAAACCCATGGCCCACGACAGGTTGGAAGTCATTATCCATCAGCCACTCCTTAATCAGAGGGCCTTCGGTAAGGGCGCGCCAGATCTTTTCCGGCGGGTATGGCATCTCTCTTTCAATCACAAGTGTGCGAGTAGTAGTAGTCATGGGTCCATCCTTTTTAGTAAGTCTTCGAGCCGGTCAAACCGGTCGTGCCAGAAGCGGCCGTAGTGACTCATCCAATCCACCAGCGGGGCGAGAGCTTCCGGCCTGGCGTGGTAATGGGTCTCGCGCCCTTTGCGGCGATTGCGAACCAGCCTCGCACGCTTCAAAGCCGACAGGTGCTTCGAAACCATCGGCTGAGAAACACCCGCCCGCTCGGTCAAAGCATGAACGGTCTGGTCGCCCTCCCTGGTCAGCCGCTCGAATATGGCCCGGCGAGTCGGATCGGCGAGAACCCTGAAGAGATTGTCTGCGGCGCTCGACATGGCACAAACCATAACCGAATGGTTATGAATTTGTCAATGGAAAATCCTGCATCGTCGGGCACAAAACTAAAACCTGCCGCGCTCATCTTGAAAACTCATTCCCTCTACCTACATCCGTAGTGCCCTCTGATTTACCCTTGCAGAGGGGGGAGTGGAACTGTGGGGAGTAAGTCGTCTGTGAAAACTCGCCGCCAGAAATCTTCCTCGGCCAACTGGCTTCAAGATCACCCCCAAAGGACCTTCCTGCTGTTGTCAGGGGCTCTCACCCTGATCCTCTACTGGCGAAGCTTCACCTCCCCATTCGTCTACGACGATCTCGAGCAGATCGTTAACAATCCAAACCTCTCCACCTGGGGCTCCTTCGTCCAACGTTTTCTCCTGCACCCGGTTGAGCTCACGACCTCCTTCCTCGGCTATGCCGGGTCCACCTACCGGCCGCTCTTCTGGTTCTCCCTCTTCATCGACCGTGCCCTGTGGGGTCTCGACGCAGGCGGCTATCACGCAACCAACATCGCTCTCCACCTCATAAATAGCAATCTCGCCTTCGCTCTCCTCAGAAGGCTCAAGATGCCTCTCCTTCCCGCTGCGGCCGTGTGCCTGCTGTGGCTCTCCTTGCCCATCAACACCGAAGTGGTGGCATGGATCAGCGGCCGCTCGTACGCTCTAT
Coding sequences within:
- a CDS encoding DUF1801 domain-containing protein, whose amino-acid sequence is MKSPIPMESASALIDERIKELGDWRGETLAHLRKLIHDADPDIVEEWKWMGTPVWSHDGIVCTGESYKQIVKLTFARGASIEDPKKLFNSSLEGNTRRAIDVREGEKINEAAFKKLICAAVAENSAVLAERAAKKK
- a CDS encoding cytochrome P460 family protein, with the translated sequence MKSRRILICVGLVTSLAVVSGIAIHAAQDQNQYSLKVPNGLAVSEFKGYESWQLISISQRGDMIAGILGNPVIIAAYQSGIPGNGKPFPDGSKMAKIHWSARKADTEPGEPFVLGAQHDIDFMVKDTRGSRTDMDGATASSSWMPPPRPLGSAICRTIHRRGMMQSAALRATRTRRIGTTSSHNTRRGKRRGAIEPKEHPLAAIAGC
- a CDS encoding SRPBCC family protein; amino-acid sequence: MTTTTRTLVIEREMPYPPEKIWRALTEGPLIKEWLMDNDFQPVVGHGFSFRSTPAPNWNGVIDSEVLVVEPSKKLSYTWGTMGMESVVVWTLVPTSGGTLLRMEQSGFGSDQDAAYKGATYGWNKFIGNMERVVGGLE
- a CDS encoding ArsR/SmtB family transcription factor, encoding MSSAADNLFRVLADPTRRAIFERLTREGDQTVHALTERAGVSQPMVSKHLSALKRARLVRNRRKGRETHYHARPEALAPLVDWMSHYGRFWHDRFDRLEDLLKRMDP